One genomic segment of Pandoraea sputorum includes these proteins:
- the xsc gene encoding sulfoacetaldehyde acetyltransferase codes for MNAKDPATATQQLTASDAGPQTMTPSEAFVETMVANGVSEMFGIMGSAFMDAMDIFAPAGIRLIPVVHEQGAGHMADGYARVSGRHGVVIGQNGPGISNCVTAIAAAYWAHSPVVIVTPEAGTMGIGLGGFQEAKQLPMFQEFTKYQGHVTHPARMAEFTGRCFDRAMAEMGPTQLNIPRDYFYGQIKAEIPRPQRLDRGAGGDERLNEAAELLAQAKFPVIISGGGVVMADAVEECKALAERLGAPVVNSYLHNDSFPANHPLWCGPLGYQGSKAAMKLLAQADVVVALGSRLGPFGTLPQHGLDYWPKNAKIIQIDADHKMLGLVKKISVGICGDAKAAAVALSQRLAGRTLACDATRAARADQIATEKAAWEKELDDWTHERDQYSLDMIEEQKHEKTFNGGEYLHPRQVLRELEKAMPEDVMVSTDIGNINSVANSYLRFNKPRSFFAAMSWGNCGYAFPTIIGAKVAAPHRPAVSYAGDGAWGMSLMETLTCVRHNIPVTAVVFHNRQWGAEKKNQVDFYNRRFVAGELDSPSFANIARAMGAEGIVVDRLEDVGPALKKAIDMQMNHGKTTIIEIMCTRELGDPFRRDALSKPVRMLDKYKDYV; via the coding sequence ATGAACGCCAAAGATCCGGCTACGGCCACCCAGCAACTGACGGCTTCCGATGCCGGTCCGCAAACGATGACGCCCTCGGAAGCGTTCGTCGAAACGATGGTCGCCAATGGCGTGAGCGAGATGTTCGGCATCATGGGCTCGGCCTTCATGGACGCGATGGACATCTTCGCGCCGGCTGGCATCCGTCTGATTCCGGTGGTGCACGAGCAAGGCGCTGGCCACATGGCCGACGGTTACGCTCGCGTGTCGGGCCGTCATGGTGTCGTGATCGGCCAGAACGGCCCCGGCATCAGCAACTGCGTGACGGCCATTGCCGCCGCTTACTGGGCCCATAGCCCGGTCGTGATCGTCACGCCGGAAGCGGGGACGATGGGCATCGGCCTCGGTGGCTTCCAGGAAGCGAAGCAACTGCCGATGTTCCAGGAATTCACGAAGTATCAGGGTCATGTGACGCACCCGGCCCGCATGGCCGAATTCACCGGCCGCTGCTTCGACCGCGCCATGGCCGAAATGGGCCCGACGCAACTCAACATCCCGCGCGACTACTTCTACGGCCAGATCAAGGCCGAGATCCCGCGTCCGCAACGTCTCGATCGCGGCGCTGGCGGTGACGAGCGCCTGAACGAAGCGGCCGAGCTGCTCGCGCAAGCCAAGTTCCCGGTCATCATCTCGGGCGGTGGCGTGGTCATGGCCGACGCCGTCGAAGAGTGCAAGGCACTGGCTGAGCGCCTCGGCGCGCCGGTCGTCAACAGCTACCTGCACAACGACTCGTTCCCGGCCAACCATCCGCTGTGGTGCGGCCCGCTCGGCTATCAAGGCTCGAAGGCAGCGATGAAGCTGCTCGCACAAGCCGACGTCGTCGTGGCGCTCGGCTCGCGTCTGGGACCGTTCGGCACGCTGCCGCAGCACGGTCTGGACTACTGGCCGAAGAACGCCAAGATCATCCAGATCGACGCCGACCATAAGATGCTCGGCCTCGTGAAGAAGATCTCGGTGGGCATCTGCGGCGATGCAAAGGCTGCGGCCGTCGCTCTGTCGCAACGCCTGGCCGGGCGCACGCTCGCCTGCGATGCTACGCGTGCCGCCCGCGCGGACCAGATCGCCACGGAAAAGGCTGCCTGGGAGAAGGAACTCGACGACTGGACCCACGAGCGCGATCAGTACAGCCTCGACATGATCGAAGAGCAGAAGCACGAGAAGACGTTCAACGGCGGCGAGTATCTGCACCCGCGTCAGGTGCTGCGCGAACTCGAAAAGGCGATGCCGGAAGACGTCATGGTTTCGACCGACATCGGCAACATCAACTCGGTCGCCAACAGCTACCTGCGCTTTAACAAGCCGCGCAGCTTCTTCGCCGCCATGAGCTGGGGCAACTGCGGCTACGCCTTCCCGACGATCATCGGCGCGAAGGTGGCCGCACCGCATCGCCCGGCCGTGTCGTACGCCGGTGACGGCGCGTGGGGCATGAGCCTGATGGAAACGCTCACGTGCGTGCGTCACAACATTCCGGTCACGGCCGTGGTCTTCCACAACCGTCAATGGGGTGCCGAGAAGAAGAATCAGGTCGACTTCTACAACCGTCGCTTCGTCGCCGGTGAACTGGACAGCCCGAGCTTCGCCAACATCGCTCGTGCGATGGGCGCGGAAGGCATCGTGGTCGATCGTCTGGAAGACGTCGGTCCGGCGCTCAAGAAGGCCATCGACATGCAAATGAATCACGGCAAGACGACCATCATCGAAATCATGTGCACGCGCGAACTGGGCGATCCGTTCCGTCGCGACGCGCTCTCGAAGCCGGTGCGCATGCTCGACAAGTACAAGGACTACGTCTGA
- a CDS encoding nuclear transport factor 2 family protein — MTTQNDTAAIQLLTTFNDAWNRHDIDALMACMTDTCVFHAVAGPDMLGRTFEGREAVRAAFQSAWENFPDASWTEGVHFVDGDRAVSESTFRGTKADGSRVEARMVDVFTLRDGKIEVKNAFRKDRPAF; from the coding sequence ATGACGACTCAGAACGACACCGCCGCCATCCAGTTGCTCACCACGTTCAACGACGCCTGGAACCGCCACGATATCGACGCACTCATGGCCTGCATGACCGACACATGCGTGTTCCATGCCGTCGCAGGCCCCGACATGCTCGGGCGCACCTTCGAAGGTCGCGAAGCCGTGCGCGCTGCGTTCCAGTCCGCGTGGGAAAACTTCCCCGATGCGTCGTGGACCGAGGGCGTGCATTTCGTGGACGGCGACCGCGCCGTGTCGGAATCGACGTTCCGCGGCACGAAGGCGGATGGCTCGCGCGTCGAGGCGCGCATGGTCGACGTGTTCACCCTGCGCGACGGCAAGATCGAAGTGAAGAATGCGTTCCGCAAGGACCGCCCGGCGTTCTGA
- a CDS encoding NAD(P)/FAD-dependent oxidoreductase, which yields MGTIESFALDRRSAAPYDPLYDPLVSSNPGLGMDYAPTYWVATAGEPPEDDGPLAGDADVDVVIVGAGFTGLSTALFLAREHGIRATVLEANQTCWGCTSRNGGQGQNASGRLYRSQWIDRWGKDTALRLDAEIREGFNTFKSLIAEVPECDPQPGGHLYIAHRDRKMDFLRNEAKVMRDVFGYDTRILSRDEVREQYVDDQENCGALHEPDGIGVHPLKLAFGYLRMARALGAHVHPSTPVLGVETINGVHHVRTPRGVVRAKAVAFATGGYTRNDVTKALRAKIMPILSNSLVTRVLTPDEIAATNFRTHEVITDTRTLRYYYRLLPDNRLQIGSRSSITGADAQNPKHMAVLVEGLHRKFPALKGIQIDYSWWGWVDVSHDMMPRVTQPDPRQNLFYAVGYGGNGVSFSAHAGRRLAQRIAGQRDPSWDLPIYDSALQYPNVFGTVQWQGFAPFRRIGQRFLYQRYHAQDEAR from the coding sequence GTGGGTACGATTGAATCCTTCGCGCTGGATCGTCGCTCCGCAGCGCCATACGATCCGCTTTACGATCCGCTAGTCTCGTCCAACCCCGGGCTGGGCATGGACTACGCGCCGACCTATTGGGTTGCCACCGCCGGCGAGCCGCCGGAAGACGACGGTCCGCTCGCAGGCGATGCCGATGTCGACGTGGTCATCGTCGGCGCTGGCTTCACCGGCCTGTCCACCGCCCTGTTCCTCGCACGCGAACACGGTATCCGGGCCACCGTGCTAGAGGCGAACCAGACGTGCTGGGGCTGCACCAGCCGTAACGGCGGTCAGGGCCAGAACGCCAGCGGACGTCTCTATCGCTCGCAATGGATCGATCGCTGGGGCAAGGACACCGCGCTGCGACTTGATGCCGAAATCCGCGAAGGCTTCAACACGTTCAAATCGCTCATCGCCGAAGTGCCCGAGTGCGACCCGCAACCGGGCGGCCATCTCTACATCGCCCACCGCGATCGCAAGATGGACTTCCTGCGCAACGAAGCCAAAGTCATGCGTGACGTCTTCGGCTACGACACGCGCATCCTCTCGCGCGACGAAGTCCGCGAACAATACGTCGACGATCAGGAAAACTGCGGTGCGCTGCACGAACCCGACGGCATCGGCGTGCACCCGCTCAAGCTCGCCTTCGGTTATCTGCGCATGGCGCGTGCGCTCGGCGCTCACGTGCACCCGTCGACACCGGTACTGGGCGTGGAGACGATCAACGGCGTGCATCACGTGCGCACACCGCGCGGTGTCGTGCGCGCCAAGGCCGTCGCCTTCGCCACCGGCGGCTACACGCGTAACGACGTCACGAAAGCGCTGCGCGCGAAGATCATGCCGATCCTGTCGAACTCGCTCGTCACACGCGTACTCACGCCGGACGAGATCGCCGCGACGAACTTCCGCACGCACGAGGTCATCACCGACACGCGCACGCTGCGTTATTACTACCGTCTGCTGCCCGATAACCGGTTGCAGATCGGCAGCCGCAGTTCGATCACCGGGGCCGATGCGCAAAATCCGAAACATATGGCCGTGCTGGTCGAAGGCCTGCATCGCAAATTCCCTGCGCTCAAGGGCATTCAGATCGACTACTCGTGGTGGGGCTGGGTGGACGTGAGTCACGACATGATGCCGCGCGTCACGCAACCCGATCCGCGTCAGAACCTCTTCTATGCCGTGGGCTACGGTGGCAATGGCGTGTCGTTCTCCGCGCACGCCGGACGCCGCCTTGCCCAACGCATTGCCGGGCAGCGCGACCCGTCGTGGGATCTGCCGATCTACGACTCCGCGCTGCAATACCCGAACGTGTTCGGCACGGTGCAATGGCAAGGCTTCGCGCCATTCCGCCGCATCGGCCAGCGCTTTCTCTATCAGCGATATCACGCGCAGGACGAAGCCCGCTGA
- a CDS encoding helix-turn-helix domain-containing protein: MHAAGGISKRTMREYDELCVPAVPKYTKTAIVKIRKSVHVSQGVLAAYLNTSASTVQKWEAGTKKPSGAAAKLLQVIEKHGLAVLA, translated from the coding sequence ATGCACGCCGCTGGCGGCATCAGCAAACGGACGATGCGCGAATATGACGAATTGTGCGTTCCCGCCGTTCCCAAATACACAAAGACCGCGATCGTCAAAATTCGCAAGAGCGTTCATGTCAGTCAGGGCGTCCTCGCGGCATATCTCAATACCAGTGCGTCGACAGTTCAAAAGTGGGAGGCGGGCACGAAGAAGCCCAGCGGCGCAGCGGCAAAATTGCTTCAAGTCATCGAAAAGCACGGACTGGCGGTGCTGGCGTAA
- a CDS encoding type II toxin-antitoxin system RelE/ParE family toxin — MPLARKGVSESCQGRVRVFKTRRFSSDARAAEISDDELYRVAMRWASEGVCGNALGAGVVKARLRDGGFRALLVEKEEVWIVFAHLFDKQDEKNVGPKALKGFKKLAKDLKGLPRKAFEAMLQTGALVEIYGK, encoded by the coding sequence ATGCCGTTAGCAAGAAAGGGAGTAAGCGAAAGCTGTCAGGGGAGAGTCCGAGTCTTCAAGACCCGAAGGTTTTCGAGCGATGCTCGGGCTGCCGAAATATCCGACGACGAGTTGTACCGTGTCGCGATGAGGTGGGCCAGCGAAGGCGTTTGCGGGAATGCGCTGGGCGCTGGCGTAGTCAAGGCGCGACTTCGCGATGGAGGTTTCCGCGCGCTCCTCGTCGAAAAGGAAGAGGTATGGATCGTCTTTGCGCATCTGTTTGATAAGCAAGATGAAAAGAACGTCGGTCCGAAAGCGCTGAAGGGCTTCAAGAAGCTGGCTAAAGACCTCAAGGGTTTGCCGAGAAAGGCATTTGAGGCCATGTTGCAGACGGGTGCCTTAGTGGAGATTTACGGAAAATGA
- a CDS encoding DUF3311 domain-containing protein, protein MLRLLIGLGLPYLGVVGLLPWAASVERYVLGVPFIYGWIFLWFVLTSVCLWLCWTLFDRHIVEDPA, encoded by the coding sequence ATGCTCAGATTGCTGATTGGCCTCGGGTTGCCGTATCTCGGGGTGGTGGGACTGCTGCCTTGGGCAGCTTCCGTCGAGCGCTACGTGCTCGGCGTGCCGTTTATCTACGGCTGGATCTTCCTGTGGTTCGTGCTCACGTCCGTCTGCCTGTGGCTGTGCTGGACGCTCTTCGACCGGCACATCGTCGAGGACCCCGCGTGA
- a CDS encoding sodium:solute symporter family protein, which translates to MATLIFAGFILLSVYLALRARGGRGPQSMHDFFVASRQFGAWLVFFLAAGEIYSIGTMVGFPGGIYAKGPTYGVWFLGYILLAYPVGYFLGPKIWDAGKRYNAITLPDLFKGHFQNRFLELVVAITAIVFLLPWGQLQFTGLVAALKGLGWNFQPLWLISFSAMLAFVYIAIAGVRASAYIAVLKDVLMVAAIVITGVAVAWESGVTPVFQAASQHVSNAMSTQQLTFAMTTIVFQSLGMYVMPFGVQNFFTAKSASTIRRTQVAMPLYMLMYPFLVLASYYAISQNIQLASPNEAFFAAVTQLLPSWLVGLVAAGAALSGLLVLAGICLALGPIVTRNILSGMPEHRQKASSKVVIVLYLLGSIVLTLLTPNLMLTLINMAYYGVTQFLPGVIAVVFRMRVRATAVAAGVLAGQGLALVLYYENPDLGGINLGLICLVVNVVVMSVLHLLLGGSRARSTDVGIGTLSPYKK; encoded by the coding sequence ATGGCAACACTCATCTTTGCCGGCTTCATTCTGTTGTCGGTCTATCTTGCATTGCGAGCGCGCGGCGGACGCGGCCCGCAGAGCATGCACGACTTCTTCGTCGCGTCGCGTCAGTTCGGCGCGTGGCTCGTATTCTTCCTCGCTGCCGGTGAGATATACAGCATCGGCACGATGGTCGGCTTTCCCGGTGGCATCTACGCCAAGGGGCCGACCTACGGCGTGTGGTTCCTCGGCTACATCCTGCTGGCCTATCCCGTCGGTTACTTCCTCGGCCCGAAGATCTGGGACGCCGGTAAGCGCTACAACGCAATCACGCTGCCGGACTTGTTCAAGGGCCACTTCCAGAATCGCTTTCTCGAACTGGTGGTCGCGATCACGGCCATCGTCTTTCTGCTGCCCTGGGGGCAGTTACAGTTCACCGGGCTGGTGGCGGCGCTCAAGGGACTGGGATGGAATTTCCAGCCGCTGTGGCTCATCAGTTTCTCGGCCATGCTCGCCTTCGTCTACATCGCGATTGCAGGGGTACGGGCGTCCGCCTACATCGCGGTGCTCAAAGACGTGTTGATGGTCGCGGCCATCGTGATCACCGGTGTCGCGGTGGCGTGGGAATCCGGCGTGACGCCCGTTTTTCAGGCCGCGAGCCAACACGTAAGCAACGCAATGAGCACGCAGCAACTCACGTTCGCGATGACGACCATCGTGTTCCAGTCGCTCGGCATGTACGTGATGCCCTTTGGCGTGCAGAACTTCTTCACTGCGAAGAGCGCGTCCACGATTCGGCGCACGCAGGTCGCCATGCCGCTGTACATGCTGATGTATCCGTTCCTGGTGCTGGCGTCGTACTACGCGATCAGCCAGAACATCCAGCTCGCCTCGCCCAACGAAGCGTTCTTCGCTGCCGTGACGCAATTGCTGCCGTCGTGGCTCGTCGGCCTCGTGGCCGCAGGGGCAGCGCTCTCGGGCTTGCTCGTGCTCGCAGGCATCTGCCTCGCGCTCGGTCCCATCGTCACGCGCAACATTCTCTCGGGCATGCCGGAGCATCGTCAGAAGGCCAGCTCGAAAGTGGTGATCGTGCTGTATCTGCTGGGTTCCATCGTGCTGACGTTGCTCACACCGAACCTCATGCTCACGCTCATCAACATGGCGTATTACGGCGTAACGCAGTTCCTGCCGGGTGTGATCGCCGTAGTGTTCCGCATGCGCGTGCGCGCCACTGCCGTCGCCGCCGGTGTGCTGGCGGGGCAGGGCCTCGCGCTCGTGCTCTACTACGAGAATCCGGATCTCGGCGGGATCAACCTCGGGCTCATCTGCCTGGTCGTCAACGTCGTAGTCATGTCGGTACTCCACCTGCTCCTCGGCGGTAGCCGCGCGCGTTCGACGGATGTCGGTATCGGAACGCTTTCCCCCTATAAGAAGTAA
- a CDS encoding amidohydrolase → MTERDNTSASRDDIRVYVARKIVTMNPAQPVATHVAVCDGRILAVGGADDMRRWTDAAPIDTLRDKVLMPGLVEGHCHLMEGAMWDAVYVGYYDRRGPDGHLWEGLKTPADVLARLREAEQHMTDDHKPLLAWGYDPIFFEGPPLVARDIDAVSMTRPIAILHASVHLMNVNTPMLELAGIDGDADVEGIVLGEDGEPTGELQEFAAMFPVYRVIGEGLSIAASESPRAIWNFGRVAQLAGVTTATDLVNDLTPTGNANLHEATSDAKYPIRIVPAFAPQRCPEGGPQRVLDAREGNTDKLHYGPVKFIVDGSIQGFTARLRWPGYHNGKPNGLWLIAPSQLVETFLPFHAAGLQMHIHTNGDEATEVVLDAIEKLLEVHPRADHRHTLQHCQMADVAQLTRAQRLGMCVNFFANHVYYWGDAHYTQTMGPDRANRMDAAEIARQIGLPYALHSDAPITQLNPLFTAWCAIKRETSSGRVLGESLRLPVDDALRAITLGAAFSLGMDHLIGSVEVGKYADFAVLEADPHEVPIDELRQMPVWGTVLGGEIFRAPT, encoded by the coding sequence ATGACAGAAAGAGACAACACTTCCGCCAGTCGCGACGACATTCGCGTGTACGTCGCCCGTAAGATCGTGACGATGAATCCGGCGCAGCCTGTGGCCACCCATGTCGCGGTGTGCGACGGCCGGATTCTCGCCGTCGGCGGCGCCGACGACATGCGCCGCTGGACAGACGCTGCGCCCATCGACACGCTGCGCGACAAAGTGCTGATGCCCGGTCTGGTCGAGGGGCATTGCCACCTGATGGAAGGCGCGATGTGGGACGCCGTGTACGTCGGCTACTACGACCGCCGCGGCCCGGACGGTCATCTGTGGGAAGGATTGAAGACGCCCGCCGACGTGCTGGCCCGCCTGCGCGAAGCCGAGCAACACATGACGGACGATCATAAGCCGTTGCTCGCCTGGGGTTACGATCCGATCTTCTTCGAAGGCCCGCCGCTGGTCGCGCGCGACATCGATGCGGTGTCGATGACGCGCCCCATTGCGATCCTGCACGCCAGCGTGCATCTGATGAACGTGAACACACCGATGCTCGAACTCGCGGGCATCGATGGCGACGCGGACGTCGAAGGCATCGTCCTCGGTGAAGATGGCGAGCCGACCGGCGAGTTGCAGGAGTTCGCTGCGATGTTTCCGGTGTATCGCGTCATCGGCGAAGGGCTGTCGATTGCGGCGAGCGAGAGTCCGCGCGCGATCTGGAATTTCGGCCGTGTCGCGCAACTCGCGGGTGTGACCACGGCGACCGATCTCGTCAACGATCTGACGCCGACAGGCAATGCGAATCTCCATGAGGCGACGTCCGATGCGAAGTATCCGATTCGCATCGTGCCCGCCTTTGCACCGCAACGTTGTCCAGAGGGCGGGCCGCAACGCGTACTCGATGCGCGCGAAGGCAACACGGACAAGTTGCATTACGGACCGGTGAAGTTCATCGTCGACGGCTCGATTCAGGGGTTCACGGCGCGTCTGCGCTGGCCCGGCTATCACAACGGCAAGCCCAACGGACTGTGGCTGATCGCACCGTCGCAACTGGTCGAGACGTTCCTGCCGTTCCACGCGGCCGGACTGCAAATGCACATTCATACGAATGGCGACGAGGCCACGGAAGTGGTGCTCGACGCCATTGAGAAGCTGCTCGAAGTGCATCCGCGCGCCGATCATCGTCACACGTTGCAGCACTGCCAGATGGCCGACGTCGCACAACTCACGCGCGCGCAGCGCCTCGGCATGTGCGTGAATTTCTTCGCGAACCATGTCTACTACTGGGGTGACGCGCACTACACGCAGACGATGGGGCCGGATCGCGCCAATCGCATGGATGCGGCCGAGATCGCGCGGCAGATCGGCTTGCCATATGCACTGCACTCCGACGCGCCTATCACGCAACTCAATCCGCTGTTCACCGCGTGGTGCGCCATCAAGCGCGAGACGTCGTCGGGCCGTGTGCTGGGCGAGTCGCTGCGTTTGCCCGTCGACGACGCTTTGCGTGCCATCACGCTGGGCGCGGCATTCTCGCTGGGGATGGATCATCTGATCGGCAGCGTCGAAGTGGGTAAGTATGCGGACTTTGCGGTGCTGGAGGCAGATCCCCACGAGGTACCCATCGACGAATTACGTCAGATGCCGGTGTGGGGCACCGTCCTTGGCGGCGAAATCTTCCGCGCGCCGACATGA
- a CDS encoding CobW family GTP-binding protein, whose product MQTEVERQPVPMIVLGGYLGAGKTTLVNALLSNADGLRVTVLVNDFGAVNVDASLIRERSDDVIGLENGCVCCTIGGRLVETLIAIGEREQRPDLLVIEASGVSDPMRIAQVGLLDKAFRLHGIVVAVDACGIEETLADRYVGDIARKQIMAASTLVMTKTDLVTPDVLQAVRQRLAGLGATKIVVTADHGVVPPAILFPDETLALPGLLSPRPMRMSGHALPSGLRSFVWKTDGALDRNRLRAALLMFRGKLLRAKGFVMASTGGMSEVHVVGSRATFRARPELSLQPSSLVFIGILSDEEIAQFEGALQATRIESSRRFA is encoded by the coding sequence ATGCAGACCGAAGTCGAACGGCAGCCGGTGCCGATGATCGTTCTCGGTGGCTATCTCGGTGCTGGTAAGACGACGCTCGTCAACGCGTTGCTGAGCAACGCGGACGGCTTGCGCGTGACCGTACTCGTGAACGACTTCGGGGCGGTGAACGTCGACGCTTCGCTGATTCGCGAGCGTAGCGACGACGTGATCGGATTGGAAAACGGTTGCGTGTGCTGCACCATCGGCGGACGCCTCGTCGAGACGCTGATTGCCATCGGTGAGCGTGAACAGCGTCCTGACCTGCTGGTGATCGAAGCGAGCGGCGTATCCGATCCCATGCGCATCGCGCAGGTCGGTCTGCTGGACAAGGCGTTTCGATTACACGGCATTGTGGTCGCGGTCGATGCGTGCGGCATCGAGGAAACCCTCGCCGACCGCTACGTCGGCGACATCGCCCGCAAGCAGATCATGGCGGCGAGCACGCTTGTCATGACGAAGACGGATCTCGTCACACCCGATGTTTTGCAGGCGGTGCGGCAGCGGCTGGCCGGACTCGGCGCGACAAAGATCGTCGTGACGGCGGATCACGGCGTGGTGCCACCGGCGATTCTGTTTCCCGATGAAACGCTGGCTTTGCCCGGCTTGCTGAGCCCGAGGCCGATGCGCATGTCGGGGCACGCGTTGCCAAGCGGCTTGCGAAGCTTCGTCTGGAAGACGGACGGCGCATTGGATCGCAATCGCCTGCGCGCGGCACTGTTGATGTTTCGGGGCAAGCTGTTGCGAGCGAAGGGGTTCGTGATGGCTTCGACCGGAGGCATGAGCGAGGTGCATGTCGTTGGCTCACGGGCGACATTCAGGGCACGCCCGGAACTGTCTTTGCAGCCGTCGTCGCTGGTCTTCATCGGCATACTGTCGGACGAGGAAATCGCGCAATTCGAAGGCGCGCTGCAGGCCACTCGCATCGAATCGTCGCGTCGTTTTGCTTAG